The segment ACCCGGCGTGGTGTTGGATGGCGGCGTGGTCGGCGGAGGCAAAGGTGGGGGCGGCGGATTGTCCGTGGGCGGCGGGTTCTGCTGCTGCTGTTGTTGCTCCTGCTGCTCTTGTTGCTGCTGCTCCTGCGCCGCTTTGTCCGCGGCTGCTTTGTCTGCAGCCGCCTTGTCTGCCGCAGCCTTCTCCGCGGCGGCTTTTTCAGCTGCGTCCTTTTCTGCCGCCGCTTTTTCAGCGGCCGCTTTCTCCGCCGCCGCCTTTTCGGACGCAGCCTTTTCCGCCGCCGCCTTCTCGGCTGCGGCTTGGTCAGCTTGGGCCTGTTGGGTGGTGCTGATAATCACCGCAGCAGCCGCCTGCACGATCTGCTGGCTGGCGACGGCGATGACTGCCTGGGTTGCGGGCGGAATCGGCTGCGTGCCCGTGACCACGGGAGGTGCGGTCACGGCCACCGTGCCGGTGGCGGCGTTAACCTGCACGTCGACGGCCACCACGATTTCCTGACCGGTGGGGACGGCCGCGACCGCCCGGCTGATCGGAGCTTCGTACAGCACCCGGCCCTCAGCCGTGCTCAGCGTGAAGAAGACCTGGCCGGTCGCCGTCGGCCGGAACACGATCCGGAACGTCGTGCCACGAATGCCCGCCGCGCCCACCGGCGTGTTCACCACAAACGACGAGCCCGCCTCGTGTTTGATCTTTTTGACGTTGCCGACCAACTCGCCCCGCGTGAGCGAGATTTTAGTGACCGACGTCGTCGGCTCCTCCTCGAGATCCGCGGCCGCGAGTTCCTTGTCGAACGGTTCCTGCAGGAACTCGTCGATCGAAAGGGTGGAGTCGGCGCCGAGATTGATCGCCGAGCCGTTCGAGAAGAGCAGAATCGCGATCGAGTCAGCTCCCGTCGTCACCACGTATTGCTGGCCAATGACCATGCCTTCGGTCAGCGGCACCTGAACCTGCGTCGCGAGGTTCGTCGCATACACGGTGCCCTGCACCTTGACCGCCCGGATGTGGCCCGGCGCACGGTTCTGTTCCGCCCGTGCGCCCTGCACCAGGAAAGTCATGAGGCCGCAGAACAGCAGCCAGGAAATCGATTTCACGATGCGCATGGAAGCTGGGATCAGGGGGCGCCACCAGACTCAGTCAGGCGTCGACGCAATGCTTGCGCCTCGCGGTTTCCTGCGTCAAGGCGCAAGCAGAACTCCACCGCCGCGAGCGCGCGCCCGCGCTGCGACGGGATCAAACTCAAGTGAAAGGCGTGATGATACCAGGCGCCGGCCCATGCTGGCGCGGTCGCCACCGCTTGGACAAACGCCGCCCCTGCTTCGAGATGTCGCCGTCGCATGTCGAGTGCGACTCCGCGCCGGATCCAGAATTCCGGATCAGCCTTCGAAAGCGCGAGCGCCCGGTCCGCAGCGTGCTCCGCCTCGATCGCGAACGCGTCCAGCCGCGTCGGCTCGATCCAGGCGAACAGCGCCTTCACGTAGGATAGGTCCGCCCACGCCGCCGCGTTGGTCGGGTCGATCCGGTTGGCGCGCTGCAGCGCTTTTAGCGCATCCGTCAGCACCGGCCGCCATTCCGACACCGGTGTCGCGCGCACCGCCAGCCGGTCGATCGCGCGCCGTGCGTCGTAGCGCAGCGCTTCGGCGCGGTAGAGCGGTAGCACGTGTCCGATCAGGCCGATCAGGGTCGCGAACGCGACCGCGGCAAAACCCCACGCCTTGAAGAAGTCGCCCCGCTCCGCCGGGGCGCGGCACTGCGGCCACGCCGCCTGGACGTACAGCGCCGCGACGACCGCGAACGCGAGCGCGAGCGCGGGAATCTTGAAATGGAAATCGACGAACAACTGCAGCGCGAATGCCACCAGCCCCGCCGCAAGCCCGCGACGAAACATCGCCGAGTCGAGAAGGCCCGCCGCGGTCACGGGAGGGTCTTGTAGCGCGGAGTCTCCCGATCCCGCCGCCGCATGGAGCGCCGCCTGATCCGGAAATCCCGTCCTACCTCGCTTCCGGGCCCGGTGCGCGCCCCACCCGACCACGGCCCACGCACCGAAGCAGAGCGTGAACCCCACGGCGCCATAGTCGCTCAGCGTATTCAGATAGTCGTTGTGCGCCCACAGCGGATCATCCTGAAATGTCGCCGGCCGGTGTTTCTCGAATGCGACCGCGAAGCTCCCCGCCCCGCTGCCCCAGACGGGGTGTTCCGCAAAAATCCTCCACGCCCCCCGCCACAGGATCGGCCGCGACAACTCGCCGCTGTCCTGCTTCAGCTTGATCCAGCGTTCGCGCACCAGGTCGACCTGAAAAAACGCCGTCAGCGCGATCGCGCCCAGCGTCACCCCCACCACCGCGGTCCACCCGAGCCGCCTTCGCCACGAACCGCCGCGAGCGAACAGGGGCCAGGCCACCAGCACGACCGCGAGCGAGATCCACGCGCCGCGGCTCACCGTTAGCCCGAGCCCGAGCAGGAACACGACGGCGACATAGCCGAAGAGCACGCGCTGCACCGCACTCGCCCCGCGCCGTAGCGCCAATGCGCAGCACGGCGGTAGCAGCAACAGCAACAACGCGGCCAGACTGTTGGGAATGCCAAACGATCCACTCGC is part of the Opitutus terrae PB90-1 genome and harbors:
- a CDS encoding FecR family protein, which codes for MRIVKSISWLLFCGLMTFLVQGARAEQNRAPGHIRAVKVQGTVYATNLATQVQVPLTEGMVIGQQYVVTTGADSIAILLFSNGSAINLGADSTLSIDEFLQEPFDKELAAADLEEEPTTSVTKISLTRGELVGNVKKIKHEAGSSFVVNTPVGAAGIRGTTFRIVFRPTATGQVFFTLSTAEGRVLYEAPISRAVAAVPTGQEIVVAVDVQVNAATGTVAVTAPPVVTGTQPIPPATQAVIAVASQQIVQAAAAVIISTTQQAQADQAAAEKAAAEKAASEKAAAEKAAAEKAAAEKDAAEKAAAEKAAADKAAADKAAADKAAQEQQQQEQQEQQQQQQNPPPTDNPPPPPLPPPTTPPSNTTPGDGL
- a CDS encoding O-antigen ligase family protein, whose product is MSNAPALRSLIWEWIQVALLGANLIWTTLCLGGFRAETMVVTSMLTGLLFVVHLLARADAAAARVWPANGANGDEWRGAAPAVERAEGPPDPDVARRMSGGMEGTAVLPALTRKATLAPRPGDVSLHPASWLVLPFLVYAAANVAWISPVPWLGWRDWFGWAQLGIMFWVALNGVRSPAARGTLFTLLLLLGLTAVVLGCYQRFVRPDWLMLGRTQVQQFVGRASGSFGIPNSLAALLLLLLPPCCALALRRGASAVQRVLFGYVAVVFLLGLGLTVSRGAWISLAVVLVAWPLFARGGSWRRRLGWTAVVGVTLGAIALTAFFQVDLVRERWIKLKQDSGELSRPILWRGAWRIFAEHPVWGSGAGSFAVAFEKHRPATFQDDPLWAHNDYLNTLSDYGAVGFTLCFGAWAVVGWGAHRARKRGRTGFPDQAALHAAAGSGDSALQDPPVTAAGLLDSAMFRRGLAAGLVAFALQLFVDFHFKIPALALAFAVVAALYVQAAWPQCRAPAERGDFFKAWGFAAVAFATLIGLIGHVLPLYRAEALRYDARRAIDRLAVRATPVSEWRPVLTDALKALQRANRIDPTNAAAWADLSYVKALFAWIEPTRLDAFAIEAEHAADRALALSKADPEFWIRRGVALDMRRRHLEAGAAFVQAVATAPAWAGAWYHHAFHLSLIPSQRGRALAAVEFCLRLDAGNREAQALRRRLTESGGAP